The DNA region GACCGGCGCAGTGTCCGGTCAGGGTCGGTCCATTACTGATACAGCGCTTTACCAGAACTGTCTTTGATGTTGGCTTTCCAGGCGGCGCGAATCTGTTCGGTCACGCTATCCGGCAGCGCAGCGTAATCCAGCGCGGTGGCCGTTTTGCTGCCGCTTTTGTACGCCCAGTCAAAGAACTTCAGCACTTCGGCGCCCTTGGCCGCATTTGCCTGGTCTTTGTAGATCAGGATGAAGGTGGTTGAGGAGATAGGCCAGGCATCCGTTCCCTTCTGGAAGGTCAGATCCTGTGCGAACGATTTGCTCCAGTCAGCGCCTTTCGCCGCATTGCTGAAGCTGGTTTCGCTCGGCGCGACCGCTTTGCCATCGGCATCCACCAGTTTGGTGTAGGTCAGGTTGTTCTGTTTGGCGTAGGCGTATTCCACATAGCCGATGGAACCCGGCAGACGCTGAACGAAGGCGGCGACGCCGTCATTGCCTTTACCGCCCAGACCGACCGGCCAGTTAACGGTGTTGCCTTTACCAATTTTGCTGTTCCACTCTTCGTTCACTTTCGCCAGATAGCTGGTGAAGACGAAGGAGGTGCCTGAACCGTCAGCGCGGCGTACCACGTTGATGTTGGTTTCCGGCAGCTTCACGCCCGGGTTGAGTTTAGCGATCGCCGGATCGTTCCACTTTTTGATGGTGCCGAGGTAGATGTCACCCACGGTTTTGCCATCCAGCGTCAGCTGACCTGACTTGATCCCTGGCAGGTTCACCGCCAGCACCACGCCACCGATCACGGTCGGGAACTGGAACAGGCCGTTTTTCTGCAGGTCTTCCTCTTTCATCGGCGCATCGGACGCACCGAAATCCACGGTTTTGGCGATGATCTGCTTCACGCCACCAGATGAACCGATACCCTGGTAGTTAATCTTGCTACCGGTGGCTTGCTGATATTCTGCTGCCCACTTGGCATAAACCGGCGCCGGGAACGTCCCGCCTGCGCCAGTGAGATCGGTTGCCGCAAAAGCAGATACCGCGCTTACGGCGAAAGTGGTGGCGAGGAGTCGGGCTACGGTGCTACGCATCAGTGTCATGTTCCCTCCAGGGGAGAAAAGTCAGGCTCGGGGCCGTTTTAGTAAGAGTCAGTGATTGCTGCAGGAGGGAAAATAGGACAGTTTGATGACAGTGAAATGTACGAAATGTGACAGTTATATGACAGTGCGCTGAAATGAAGCGGGCCCGCGACGGGGCCCACTTTTTTATTCCACGGTAACGGATTTCGCCAGGTTACGTGGCTGATCGACGTCGGTGCCTTTGATCAGGGCGACGTGATAGGAGAGCAACTGCAGCGGCACGGTGTAGAAGATCGGCGCAATCACCTCTTCGACGTGCGGCAACGGGATAATCTTCATCCCGTCGCTGTCGCTGAAGCCTGCATCCTGGTCGGCAAAGACGTAGAGCAGGCCGCCGCGCGCGCGCACCTCTTCGATGTTGGACTTGAGCTTCTCCAGCAGTTCGTTGTTAGGCGCCACCACGATGACCGGCATATCGGCATCGATCAGCGCCAGCGGGCCATGTTTCAGCTCGCCAGCCGCATAGGCTTCCGCATGAATGTAGGAGATCTCCTTGAGCTTCAGCGCCCCTTCCATCGCAATCGGATACTGATCGCCACGGCCCAGGAACAGCGCATGATGCTTGTCGGAGAAGCCTTCGGCCAGATTTTCGATCAGCTTATCCTGCGCCAGCATCTGCTCGATGCGGCTCGGCAACGCCTGCAGCGCATGCACGATCTCATGCTCGGTGTCGGCAGACATCCCTTTCAGACGGCCCAGTTTCGCCACCAGCATCAGCAATACCGCGAGCTGAGTGGTGAAGGCTTTGGTGGAGGCGACGCCGATTTCGGTGCCCGCTTTGGTCATCAGCGCCAGGTCCGATTCCCGCACCAGGGATGAGCCGGCCACGTTGCAGACCGCCAGCGACCCCAGGTAGCCCAGCTCTTTCGAGAGGCGCAGCGCCGCCAGCGTATCGGCCGTTTCGCCCGATTGCGACAGGGTAATCAGCAGGCTGTTCCTGCGCACCGCGGATTTGCGGTAGCGGAACTCCGAGGCGATCTCCACATCGCAGGGAATGTTTGCCAGCGACTCAAACCAGTAGCGAGACACCATGCCGGAGTTGTAGGAGGTGCCGCAGGCGATAATCTGGATATGCTCGACCTGGCTCAGCAGCGCCTCTGCGCCCGCGCCCAGTTCGCTGAGGTCAACCTGCCCCTGGCTGAACCGGCCGCTCAGGGTGCTTTTCAGCGCCATCGGCTGTTCGTAGATCTCTTTCTGCATGTAGTGACGGTAGATGCCCTTGTCACCGGCGTCATACTGCAGGTTCGATTCGATCTCCGCGCGCGTGACGATGTTGCCGTCACGATCGACGATGGTGACATCACGACGGCTGATCTCGGCGATGTCGCCCTCTTCCAGATAGATAAACCGGCGGGTAACCGGCAGCAGGGCCAGCTGATCCGAGGCAATAAAGTTTTCGCCGACGCCGCGACCGATAACCAGCGGACTGCCGGAGCGGGCGGCCACCAGCAGTGACGGATCGCGGCTGTCCATGATCACCATGCCGTAGGCCCCGCGCAGTTGCGGGATCACGCGCAGCACGACTTCACGCAGCGAACCGCCCTGCTTCTGCTCCCAGTGGATCAGATGCGCCACCACTTCGGTGTCGGTTTCGGAGGCAAAGACGTAGCCGCGTGCGATCAGTTCTGCGCGCAGCGGTTCATGGTTCTCTATAATGCCGTTGTGCACGATGATGATGTGCTCTGAGACGTGCGGATGCGCGTTCGCCTCAGACGGCTCACCGTGGGTGGCCCAGCGCGTATGCGCGATACCGGTGCCCCCAATCAGCGGCTGCTGTTCGGCCGCTTCCGCCAGTTTCTGCACTTTTCCCAAACGACGCAGGCGCGTCACGTGCCCCTGACGATCGACCACGGCCAGCCCGGCCGAATCATATCCGCGATACTCAAGACGACGCAGACCTTCCAGCAGAATCTCTGCGATATCGCGCTGTGCTACTGCACCAACAATTCCACACATAATGATGTTTTCCTGACTACATGGCTTTTCGCCACTTCTGTTGTCATGCGACCTGATATCCGGCGTTGCCGGTTCCCCGAGCCTTGTAGAGAGTGGGGATTATAGTTTTGGCACTGCACTGCGTCGGCCCGCACCGCGGGCCGTTAAAAATTTTATTTTTTCTTCACCGGACGCTGCCAGTCCGCTTTATGGTTCTGCGCTTTGCGGTTATAGACCAGACCGGCCTCAGTCACATCCTTCATGATGGTGGTGCCTGCCGCAATGGTGGTGCCTGCCGCCACGCTGACCGGTGCCACCAGCTGCGTGTCCGATCCCACAAAGACATCATCGCCAATCACGGTTTTCGATTTATTGGCGCCATCATAGTTACAGGTAATGGTGCCCGCGCCGATGTTCACGTTGTCGCCAATCTCGGCATCACCGAGATAGGAGAGGTGACCGGCTTTTGATCCCCTGCCCAGGCGCGCTTTCTTCATTTCAACGAAGTTGCCTACGTGAGCGGCCGCCGCCAGCTCGCTGCCGGGACGCAGACGGGCAAAGGGGCCAACGGTACAGGCGGTCGCGAGATTTGCATCCTCGATCACCGAATAGGGACTGATTTCGCAGTCATCACCGATCACGCTGTTTCTGATGATGCAGCCCGCGCCGATTTTTACGCGCGCGCCCAGCGTGACCTGGCCTTCAATAATGACGTTGGTGTCGATTTCCACATCCCGGCCATGCGTCAGCGTGCCGCGCAGATCGAACCGCGCCGGGTCGCGCAGCATCACGCCCGCCAGCAGCAGTTTTTCCGCCTGTTCCGCCTGGAAGGTGCGCTCTAATGTCGCCAGCTGCAGCCGGTTATTCACGCCGTCGGTTTCGCTGATGCGTGTCGGATGGACGGCGTTAATCACCCGCCCCTCCTGATGCGCCAGTGCGATGATATCGGTGATGTAATATTCACCCTGCGCATTGTTGTTGGTGAGCTGCGCCAGCCAGCGTTTGAGATCGCCGCCGTTGGCGATCAGGATGCCGGTATTGATCTCATTAATGCGGAGCTGCGCCGGGCTGGCATCTTTCTGTTCGATAATGCCGACGATAGTGTCGTTTTCGCGCACAATGCGGCCATAGCCGGTGGGATCGTCCAGCACGACGGTGAGTAAGCCGATGCCGCCCTCGGGTTTTGCTTCACGCAGACGCTGCAGTGTGGCCTCAGCAATCAGCGGCACGTCGCCGTAGAGCATCATGATATCTTCATCGTCGGCAAACGCCGGTGCCGCCTGCTGCATGGCATGGCCGGTGCCGAGCTGCTCCGCCTGCAGCACCCAGTTAAGTGTGCTGTCGGTCAGCGTCGCTTTAAGAAGATCGCCGCCGTGACCATAAACCAGATGCACCTGCTGCGCACCCAGCCCTTTAGCGGCATCAATCACATGCTGAACCATCGGTTTGCCTGCCAGTGTGTGCAGAACTTTAGGCAGATCGGAATACATACGGGTGCCCTTGCCAGCGGCCAGGATCACCACACTCATCGCACTGTTAGACATAACCATCCTGAGTGAATTTTTACGGGTGAAAGTAAAGCGGTTTGGGGTTGAGATTACTACATTTTTCTCAGGCCGAAATTAGGCGAACAGGCCGATCGTGCCCGTCAGACAAAAAAAATGCCAGCCCGAGGGCTGGCATTTCGTGACGCATAAAGCTGGATTACATCGCTTTTTTGGTCAGTTCGATCACGCGCAGTTTAGCAATGGCTTTCGCCAGCTCGGCAGAGGCCTGAGCATAGTCCACGTCGCCGTGGCTGCTGTTCATGTGCTCTTCTGCTTTGCGTTTTGCTTCCAGAGCACGCGCTTCATCCAGATCGGTACCGCGAATCGCGGTATCGGCCAGGACGGTGCTGCTGCCCGGTTGCACTTCCAGCACGCCGCCAGAGAGGTAAATATACTCCTCTTCGCCGTGCTGTTTCACGATACGGATCATTCCAGGCTTAATGGCAGTCAGCAGCGGCGCATGGCCAGGGAAAATCCCCAGTTCGCCTTCGCTACCTGACACCTGAATTTTCTGTACCAGACCAGAGAACAGCTGTTCTTCTGCGCTGACCACATCCAGGTGATAAGTCATAGCCATAATCTTCCTCCCGGGAAACCGTTATTACAGTTTCTTCGCTTTTTCCACGGCTTCTTCGATGGCACCAACCATGTAGAAGGCCTGCTCTGGCAGGTGGTCAAACTCACCTTCCATGATGCCTTTAAAGCCACGGATAGTGTCTTTCAGCGTAACGTATTTGCCCGGTGAACCGGTGAATACTTCCGCAACGAAGAACGGCTGAGACAGGAAGCGCTGAATCTTACGCGCACGTGCCACCAGCAGTTTATCTTCTTCAGACAGCTCATCCATACCGAGGATGGCGATGATGTCTTTCAGCTCCTGATAACGCTGCAGCAGTGACTGAACG from Pantoea deleyi includes:
- the pstS gene encoding phosphate ABC transporter substrate-binding protein PstS, translated to MTLMRSTVARLLATTFAVSAVSAFAATDLTGAGGTFPAPVYAKWAAEYQQATGSKINYQGIGSSGGVKQIIAKTVDFGASDAPMKEEDLQKNGLFQFPTVIGGVVLAVNLPGIKSGQLTLDGKTVGDIYLGTIKKWNDPAIAKLNPGVKLPETNINVVRRADGSGTSFVFTSYLAKVNEEWNSKIGKGNTVNWPVGLGGKGNDGVAAFVQRLPGSIGYVEYAYAKQNNLTYTKLVDADGKAVAPSETSFSNAAKGADWSKSFAQDLTFQKGTDAWPISSTTFILIYKDQANAAKGAEVLKFFDWAYKSGSKTATALDYAALPDSVTEQIRAAWKANIKDSSGKALYQ
- the glmS gene encoding glutamine--fructose-6-phosphate transaminase (isomerizing); translated protein: MCGIVGAVAQRDIAEILLEGLRRLEYRGYDSAGLAVVDRQGHVTRLRRLGKVQKLAEAAEQQPLIGGTGIAHTRWATHGEPSEANAHPHVSEHIIIVHNGIIENHEPLRAELIARGYVFASETDTEVVAHLIHWEQKQGGSLREVVLRVIPQLRGAYGMVIMDSRDPSLLVAARSGSPLVIGRGVGENFIASDQLALLPVTRRFIYLEEGDIAEISRRDVTIVDRDGNIVTRAEIESNLQYDAGDKGIYRHYMQKEIYEQPMALKSTLSGRFSQGQVDLSELGAGAEALLSQVEHIQIIACGTSYNSGMVSRYWFESLANIPCDVEIASEFRYRKSAVRRNSLLITLSQSGETADTLAALRLSKELGYLGSLAVCNVAGSSLVRESDLALMTKAGTEIGVASTKAFTTQLAVLLMLVAKLGRLKGMSADTEHEIVHALQALPSRIEQMLAQDKLIENLAEGFSDKHHALFLGRGDQYPIAMEGALKLKEISYIHAEAYAAGELKHGPLALIDADMPVIVVAPNNELLEKLKSNIEEVRARGGLLYVFADQDAGFSDSDGMKIIPLPHVEEVIAPIFYTVPLQLLSYHVALIKGTDVDQPRNLAKSVTVE
- the glmU gene encoding bifunctional UDP-N-acetylglucosamine diphosphorylase/glucosamine-1-phosphate N-acetyltransferase GlmU, which produces MSNSAMSVVILAAGKGTRMYSDLPKVLHTLAGKPMVQHVIDAAKGLGAQQVHLVYGHGGDLLKATLTDSTLNWVLQAEQLGTGHAMQQAAPAFADDEDIMMLYGDVPLIAEATLQRLREAKPEGGIGLLTVVLDDPTGYGRIVRENDTIVGIIEQKDASPAQLRINEINTGILIANGGDLKRWLAQLTNNNAQGEYYITDIIALAHQEGRVINAVHPTRISETDGVNNRLQLATLERTFQAEQAEKLLLAGVMLRDPARFDLRGTLTHGRDVEIDTNVIIEGQVTLGARVKIGAGCIIRNSVIGDDCEISPYSVIEDANLATACTVGPFARLRPGSELAAAAHVGNFVEMKKARLGRGSKAGHLSYLGDAEIGDNVNIGAGTITCNYDGANKSKTVIGDDVFVGSDTQLVAPVSVAAGTTIAAGTTIMKDVTEAGLVYNRKAQNHKADWQRPVKKK
- a CDS encoding F0F1 ATP synthase subunit epsilon — protein: MAMTYHLDVVSAEEQLFSGLVQKIQVSGSEGELGIFPGHAPLLTAIKPGMIRIVKQHGEEEYIYLSGGVLEVQPGSSTVLADTAIRGTDLDEARALEAKRKAEEHMNSSHGDVDYAQASAELAKAIAKLRVIELTKKAM